The DNA sequence GAACTGGTGGCGGACCTGCGGTGGTGAGCACAATGGCCGGTATGCGACGGATCTTCGGTTTGGCGCTCGTCCTGGTCCTGCTGGCGCCGCCGGCCGCGGCGTCGACGCCGCCCGGTGACCGGCCGCTGCCGGGCTACACGGTCGACAACCCGCCACTGCCACCCGCGCAGGTCGGCGGCGAACCGTCCCGGGTGTCGCAGGGGGTGCACGAGCACGCCGCGTACACCATCGAGGTGCCGCCGCGCTGGAACGGCCGGCTGGTCCTGTGGGCGCACGGCTACCGCGGCGCGAGCACCGTGCTGACCGTCGACCCGCCCGCCTACGGCCTGCGCCAGAAGCTGCTCGACCAGGGTTTCGCGTGGGCCGCGTCCAGCTACTACGCCAACGGCTACGACGTGGAGGCCGGTGTGCTGGGCACGCACGCCCTGGCCGAGCACTTCCGGAAGCTGGTGGGCAAGCCGCGCGACACGTTCATCGTCGGCGTGTCCATGGGCGGTCACGTCATCGGCCGGTCGCTGGAGCAGTTCCCCGGCTTCTACCGGGCCGCGCTGCCGCTGTGCGGCGTGCTCGGCGACCAGGAGCTGTTCGACTTCTTCCTCGACTACAACCTCACCGCCCAGGCCCTCAGCGGCATCCGCGCGTGGCCCGCGCCGGCCGACTACCTGACCGCGGTGGTGCCGCGCATCCAGGGCGAGCTCGGGCTGACCGGCACGCCGAACGAGCGGGGCGCGCAGTTCGCCGCGATCGTCGCCCACCGCAGCGGCGGACCGCGCCCGGGCTTCGCGCCCGCGTTGGCGTACTGGAAGGACTACCTGTTCGGCCTCGCCGCGCCGTCGGAGGGCGAGGGGTTGGCGGCCGACCCGGGCCAGATCGCCACCAACGTCCTGACCCGGTACGAGCCGAACGCGCCGGTCGACGTCAACCGCGAGGTCCAGCGCGTGCTGCCGGAGAACCCGAAGGCCCGCCTCACGCCGAAGCTGACCGAGGTGCCGCGCGTCGCCGGTCGCCCGACCGCGCCGGTGCTGTCCCTGCACGACCTGGGCGACCTGTTCGTGCCGTTCTCGATGGAGCAGGCCTACGAGCGCGACGTGGAGCGCAACGGCCGCGGCCACCTGCTCGCGCAGCGGGCCATCCGCGCGGCCGGCCACTGCGAGTTCAGCCCGAACGAGGTCGGTGCCGCCTGGGACGACCTGGTGACCTGGGCGGACACCGGCCGCCGACCCGCCGCGGACGTGGTGGACGACCCGGCGGTCGTGGCCGCGCCGACCTACGGCTGCCGGTTCACCGACCCGGCCGCCTACACCGCGCCGAACAGCACGCGCCGCTTCTTCCCGCCCTGCTAGGCGGCCTTCGCCGAGCGCCAACCTGACCACCGAGCCCGTGACGTCCAGTCGACCGCGGTCAGGTGTACGTCCCTCAGCGCGTACGTCCGCCGCCGCGGCCCGGAGGCGTCGCTGCGCGACGTCGCCGACCACGACGACCCGCTCCGATCCGCCCTCAAAAAGCTCAGCGACCGGCTCGAACGCCGGATCACGGGCCACGTCGCGGAGGTCCGGGCGGCGGCGACCCCCGCGGGGCGGCGGCAAGCGCCGCGCGCACCGGCGCCCGCCCTGCGGCCATAGGCCCGGCGGCGGCACGAAGGCCTGCGCATGATCGTCGGCAAGGCCCTGGTGGCGGCGGGGTGGCGGACGTGGAGGTGGAGACCGAACGGCTGGCCGTGCTCCTCGACGGCCTCCCGCTGGGCGGCGTGCTCCAGCCCGACCTCACCACGCCGGAGGTCATGCGCGCCGTGCTGCGCCGGCACCTGGTGTCGTCGACCACCGGGGGGATCGCGACCTTGACGGTGTACGGCCGGTGCGGGTTAGCGTGGTGGAAAACGCTTACCAGGAGGCGCGCATGGCACGCAGGCGTTACGCGGTCGTGGGCACCGGCGCCCGCGCCGAGCTGCACGTCGACGCGATCGTCGGGCACGCGGACCAGGGTGAGCTGGTCGCGTTCTGCGACGTCAACCCCACCCGCATGGCCGTGCACAACGCGCGCCTCGACCGGCCCGTGCCGACCTACGCGGCCGAGGACTTCCCGCGGATGATCGCCGACGAGCGGGTGGACGTCGTCGTGGTCTGCACCGTCGACCGCCACCACGACACCTACATCGTCGAGGCGCTCGACGCGGGGTGCGACGTCGTCACCGAGAAGCCGATGACGGTCGACCCGGCGGGCGTCGACAAGGTCTTCGACGCGGTGGAGCGCACCGACGGCCGCGTCACGGTCACGTTCAACTACCGGTACAACCCGGTGCACGAGAAGGTCCGCGAGCTGCTGACCGGCGGCGCGGTCGGCGAGATCGGCTCGGTGCACTTCGAGTGGCTGCTCGACGTGCGGCACGGCGCCGACTACTTCCGCCGCTGGCACCGCGACAAGGCCGCCTCCGGTGGTCTCATGGTGCACAAGGCCACCCACCACTTCGACCTGCTCAACTGGTGGGTCGACTCGGTGCCGGAGGTCGTCTACGCGCACGGGCGGCTGTTCTTCTACGGCGACGAGAACGGCAAGCGGCACGGTCACCACCGGCCCTACGACCGGGTGCACGGCTCGCCGGAAGCAGCGGACGACCCGTTCGCCCTGCACATCGGCCGCGACGACTGGCTGCGCCGGCTCTACCTCGACGCCGAGCACGAGGACGGCTACCACCGCGACCGGAACCCCTTCGCGCCCGGCGTGTCCATTGAGGACGACATGTCGGTGCTGGTCCGCTACGCCAACGGCGCGAACCTGACCTACCACCTGACGGCCTACTCGCCGTGGGAGGGCTACCGGCTGATGGTCAACGGCAGCCGCGGCCGGCTCGAGCTGGAGGTGGTGGAGAACAACTGGGTCAGCGGCCAGCGGCCCGCCGTGCACGGCAAGGAGGCCAACCCCGAGTCCGGGCACGTCCGGCTGACCGTGCAGCCGCTGTTCGGGCGGGCCGTCGAGGTGCCACTGGAGGCCGGTGGCGCCGGGCACGGCGGGGCGGACGCCCGGATGACCGCCGCGCTGTACGGCCCGCCCGGCCTGCCGGACCCGCTCGGCCGCCGCGCCACGCACCGCGACGGGGCGTTGTCGCTGGCCACGGGCTTCGCCGCGAACCGCAGCCTCGAGACCGGAGGACCCGTGCGCGTGGCGGAGTTGCCGGCCGTCGGTTGGCGGTAGCCTGGCTCGGTGCCGCTCCTGGGACCAGCCGACGAGTTGCCGCACCCGCCGCGCCGGGTGCTCGTGGCAGGCACGTCCGGCTCCGGGAAATCGACCCTGGCCGGTCTCGTCGCCCGCGCCCTCGGCCTGTCCTACGTGGAGATGGACTCCCTGTTCCACGGTCCACAGTGGACGCCCAGGGTCGAGTTCGAGGACGACGTGCGCCGGTTCGTCAAGGGCGACGGGTGGGCCACGGAGTGGCAGTACCGCCTGGCGCGGCCGGTGCTGCTGGAGCACGCCGACACGCTGGTCTGGTTGGACCACCCGCGGCACGTGGTGATGCGGCGGGTGGCGGTGCGGACCGCGGTGCGCCGGCTGCGCCGCCAGGAGCTGTGGAACGGCAACGTCGAACCGCCGCTGCGCACGGTGTTCACCGATCCCGAGCACCTGCTGCGGTGGGCGTGGAAGTCGCACGCCCGCACCGGCGAACGGGTCCGCGCGGTGCTCCGGGGCGAGCACGCCGACCGGCTCGCGGTGGTGCGGCTGCGCGGGCAGCGTGAGGTCGACCAGTGGCGGTCCGGCCCCTTGCGGCGGGCCGCCGAACGCGGCGAGGAGTCGGTGCGATGAGCGAGCGGACGGCGTTGGTGCTGGGTGGCACCGGGATGCTGAAGGGGTGCGCGGACGAGCTGGTGGCGCGGGGCTGGCGGGTGGTGCTGCCCAGCCGCCGGCCCGAGGGGCTGCTGGGCAGCGCGGCCAAGGCCGCCCTGCGCGGCCGCGCCCACGTGCCGCACGCGAGCGGCGCGGACGGGTCGCGGATCGCCGTGGCCGCGGACTGGGCCAGACCGGCCGAGCTGGCGGACCGGGTCCGCGAGGTGGTGGACCGGCCCGCCGACCTGCTGGTGGCCTGGGTGCACGCGAGCTACCGGGACGCCGTCCTGCGTGCCGTCGCACCCCTGCTCGCACCGCACGCCCCGGTGGTGGAGGTGCACGACAGCGGCTCCATCGACGGTGTGCGCGGCATGCCCGACCCGGCCCTGGACGGCCACCCGACGCAACAGGTCGTGCTGGGCTTCACCCGCCACGGCGGCACCACCCGCTGGCTGAGCCACGAGCAGACCTCCACCGGCGTCCTCGAAGCCGTCCACCGCGCCCTGGCCGGCCGACCCCCGTCGATCCACCAGGTCGGCGACGTCGACACGTGGGTGACGCGGCACTAGGCCGGTCGCAGGCCGCGCACCAGGTTCAGCACCGACTCGCGCACGTCGGCGAGGCTGCGTTCCGGCTGGAACACCTGCCAGTCGAGCGCGGTCACCAGCAGGGTGCCGAACAGCGCCGCCGACGCCGTGCCCACCTGCACCCCGTCGGGCAGGCGGCCGGCGTCGGACAGCCGCTGCATCTGGCCGCGCACGATCGACACGATGTCGTCGCGCAGCAGGCTCAACGTGTCGTGCCACTGGCCGGGCGTGCGCCACAGCTCCGAGACCAGCAACTGCCCGAACGCGGGGTACTCGGCGAAGAACCCGAGCATCCCGTCCACCAGCGACGCCATCGCCGCGGCCGTCTCGTCCTCCTCCTCGGCGACCTTGAGCCGCGCGGCCAGCAGGTCGACGCCGTGCCGCAGCAGCGCGTCCACCAGCGCGTCCTTGCTGGCGAAGTTGTAGTAGACGGTGCCCTTCGCCACGCCCGCCTCGGCCGCGATCTCGTCCACGGTGACCCCGGCCGCGCCCCGTTCGCCGACCAGCCGCAGGGCGGCGTCGAACAGCTTCTGCTTGGTCGCGGCGGTGCGGCCGGGGCGCGTGCCCGTCACAGGACCAGTTCGGGCTTGAGGCGGCTGGGTGTCCACACCCGCTGCTTGTACGCGGCGAGCGTCGCCAAGGCAAGGCTTGCCGCCAGGTAGCCGACCAGGATCAGCGCGTCCCGGCCCACGCCGCCCAGCGAACCGCCGTACATCAGGTGCCGCAGGCCGTCCACGGCGTACCCCATGGGCAGGCCGTAGTGCAGCGGGTACAGCGGCACCGGGATGGTCTGCCACGGGAACGTGCCGCCCGCGCTCACCAGCTGCAGGATCAGCAGCACCAGGCCGATGAACTTGCCGACCGCGCCGAACAGGGCGTTCAACGCGTGCAGCACCGCCACGAACGTCGCCGACACCAGCAGCAGGAACGCCAGCGCGCCCAGCGGGTGCGACGGCCGGATGTCGACCACCAGCGTGACCACCGCGTACATCACCACGACCTGCGCCGCGCCGAGCAGCACGCCGGGCAGCCAGCCGCCGACCGCCACCCGCAACGGCGCCTGGCTCGTCGCCAGGCCGCGCCGCGGCAGCGGCTTGAGCAGCAGGAACAGCACGAACGCGCCGATCCAGGTGGCCAGCCCGAGGAAGAACGGCGCCAGTCCCGCGCCGTAGCTGCCCGCGGACGTCTGGCTCACCCCGTGCACGCTCACCGGGTCGCCGATCGTCCGCGCGGTCGACTCGCGGGTCGGGTCGTCGGGGTTGGGGATCTGCGAGACGCCGGACGCCAGGCCGTCCCGCAGCCGGTTCGCCCCGTCGACGAGCTGCGCCTCGCCGTCGCGCAGCCCGGCCGCGCCGTCGCGCACCTGCGCCGCGCCCGCCGACACCCGCGCCGCGCCGTCGTTCAGCTGCGTGATGGCGCTGGTCAGCGCGGGCGTGCTCGCGGCCAACTGCGCCGCGCCGGCGGAGACCTGCTGGGCGCCGTTCGCGAGCGCGCGCAACTGCCCGGCCGTGCCCTGGACCTTGCCGTTGGCGTCGTCCACGGGCCGGCGGGCCTCGCCCAGCACGCCGAGCACGCGCTGCACCTGCTCCTCGGTGAACCCGAGCGCGCGCAGCCGGGCCGCGACGTCACCGTTGACCGCGTCCAACCGGTTGACCAGGTCCTGCGCCTTGGCGGCGTAGTCCTCGGCGGTGCGGGCGACGGTCTCGTTGCCGTCCGCGACCTGCTTGGCCCCGGACGCCAGTTGCTGCGACTTCACCGGCAGGTCGGCGGTCGAGTCGCGCAGCTGCGTGAGGCCGGCCGACACCTGCGCCGCGCCGTCGGCCAGCGGCACGGTCCCGTCGGCGAGCCGCTGGGCTCCGGCCAGGGCGTCCTGCTGCCCGGAGGCCAGCTTCGTCGCGCCGTCGGCGGCCTCGACGGTCTTCTGCCGGATCGTGGAGAAGCCGAGCAGCAGCTTGTCCGCGGCCTCCGCGCCGACCTTCACCGACACCGACCGGCGCACCTCGGCCACGACCTGGTTGGCGATCGTGGAGCCGAGGTAGTTGTTCGCGTCGTTGGTGGTCAGCACGATCACGCCCTGCCGGGGCGTGAAGTCGCCGGACGACAGCAGGGCCTGGGAGAAGTCCTCGGGCAGGGTCAGCGCGAACGTGTAGGTGCCGTTGCGCACCCCCGCCTCGGCCTGCGCGGCGTCGACCCGCTGCCAGTCGAACTTGCCGCCGTGGACGAGCTCCTCGGCCACCTCGTCGCCCGCGTCCAGCCGGGTGCCGTCGCTCGCGGTCGCGCCCTTGTCCTCCACGACCAGCGCGGCCGGCACCTGGTCGAGGTGCGCGTACGGGTCCTTGTTCGCGTACAGGTACAGCGCGGCGTACAGCAGCGGCACGAGCGTCAGCGCCAGCACCGCGAGCTTGGGCAGCTTGCCGGAGGTGATCCGGCGCAGCTCGTTGAACGCCATCCGGACGGCGGTCACTCCGACTCCTCGTTGTCCGCGCCGGTGCTCTCCGCGGCGGTGTTGTCCGCGCCGATGCGCGCGACGGGCACGTCGAGCACGGCGGCGCTGGTGGTGGTGCACAGGACGACGACGGACCGCTCGGGCGTCACGTGCCGGCGCGCCAGCTCCGCCCACCCCTCCGGGTCGCCGTGGTAGCGGTCCGGGCTGTCCAGCACCAGGGTCGTCGCGCCGGGCCGGCCCGCGGCCAGCTCCAGCATCAACGCGCACCGGACGTCGGCCGGGACCTGCTCGAACCGCTGGTCCAGGTGCTCGTCCGCACCGCGCTCGACGAGCCAGTCGGCCACCGCCCGGCGTCCGCTGCGCGCCCCGTTCACGGCCA is a window from the Saccharothrix saharensis genome containing:
- a CDS encoding Gfo/Idh/MocA family protein; this translates as MARRRYAVVGTGARAELHVDAIVGHADQGELVAFCDVNPTRMAVHNARLDRPVPTYAAEDFPRMIADERVDVVVVCTVDRHHDTYIVEALDAGCDVVTEKPMTVDPAGVDKVFDAVERTDGRVTVTFNYRYNPVHEKVRELLTGGAVGEIGSVHFEWLLDVRHGADYFRRWHRDKAASGGLMVHKATHHFDLLNWWVDSVPEVVYAHGRLFFYGDENGKRHGHHRPYDRVHGSPEAADDPFALHIGRDDWLRRLYLDAEHEDGYHRDRNPFAPGVSIEDDMSVLVRYANGANLTYHLTAYSPWEGYRLMVNGSRGRLELEVVENNWVSGQRPAVHGKEANPESGHVRLTVQPLFGRAVEVPLEAGGAGHGGADARMTAALYGPPGLPDPLGRRATHRDGALSLATGFAANRSLETGGPVRVAELPAVGWR
- a CDS encoding AAA family ATPase translates to MPLLGPADELPHPPRRVLVAGTSGSGKSTLAGLVARALGLSYVEMDSLFHGPQWTPRVEFEDDVRRFVKGDGWATEWQYRLARPVLLEHADTLVWLDHPRHVVMRRVAVRTAVRRLRRQELWNGNVEPPLRTVFTDPEHLLRWAWKSHARTGERVRAVLRGEHADRLAVVRLRGQREVDQWRSGPLRRAAERGEESVR
- a CDS encoding TetR/AcrR family transcriptional regulator: MTGTRPGRTAATKQKLFDAALRLVGERGAAGVTVDEIAAEAGVAKGTVYYNFASKDALVDALLRHGVDLLAARLKVAEEEDETAAAMASLVDGMLGFFAEYPAFGQLLVSELWRTPGQWHDTLSLLRDDIVSIVRGQMQRLSDAGRLPDGVQVGTASAALFGTLLVTALDWQVFQPERSLADVRESVLNLVRGLRPA
- a CDS encoding YhgE/Pip domain-containing protein, with the protein product MTAVRMAFNELRRITSGKLPKLAVLALTLVPLLYAALYLYANKDPYAHLDQVPAALVVEDKGATASDGTRLDAGDEVAEELVHGGKFDWQRVDAAQAEAGVRNGTYTFALTLPEDFSQALLSSGDFTPRQGVIVLTTNDANNYLGSTIANQVVAEVRRSVSVKVGAEAADKLLLGFSTIRQKTVEAADGATKLASGQQDALAGAQRLADGTVPLADGAAQVSAGLTQLRDSTADLPVKSQQLASGAKQVADGNETVARTAEDYAAKAQDLVNRLDAVNGDVAARLRALGFTEEQVQRVLGVLGEARRPVDDANGKVQGTAGQLRALANGAQQVSAGAAQLAASTPALTSAITQLNDGAARVSAGAAQVRDGAAGLRDGEAQLVDGANRLRDGLASGVSQIPNPDDPTRESTARTIGDPVSVHGVSQTSAGSYGAGLAPFFLGLATWIGAFVLFLLLKPLPRRGLATSQAPLRVAVGGWLPGVLLGAAQVVVMYAVVTLVVDIRPSHPLGALAFLLLVSATFVAVLHALNALFGAVGKFIGLVLLILQLVSAGGTFPWQTIPVPLYPLHYGLPMGYAVDGLRHLMYGGSLGGVGRDALILVGYLAASLALATLAAYKQRVWTPSRLKPELVL